The following proteins come from a genomic window of Lachnoclostridium phytofermentans ISDg:
- a CDS encoding ABC transporter permease, with amino-acid sequence MVKVGKPNKIKKIFAVRGMGQVITVTIGLIILCIVFSIVNPIFYSGKNIANLLRQIAPILIIGIGQSYVLITGNIDLSIGSVVGMSCMISATMMTKGVNPWAAVLITFICCLAVGILNGELVSKCKLPPFIATLGTMTIARGVAQIVNNNYNTGSIGESAQGFRNFFYYGKTVGLYNAIWITIVMWVVFNFLLSKTRTGRHIYAIGSNVDAARLSGVNVHSTTIKAYLVSAVCACTVGLMTCATTGMGTMDAGNSYEMYAVAASVIGGVSTLGGQGLLLGTVVGASIWGVLQNGLQFAGAPVAIRNITIGIIVVVSVLLDVVVRTGKHRKKKTS; translated from the coding sequence ATGGTTAAAGTGGGTAAGCCAAATAAGATAAAAAAAATATTTGCAGTAAGGGGTATGGGGCAGGTAATTACGGTTACGATTGGTCTCATAATTCTGTGCATTGTTTTTAGCATCGTGAATCCAATCTTTTACTCGGGAAAGAATATAGCCAATCTGCTTCGTCAGATCGCGCCTATATTGATTATCGGTATTGGACAGTCTTATGTTTTAATAACAGGTAATATTGATCTTTCCATAGGCTCAGTAGTGGGTATGAGTTGTATGATATCGGCAACCATGATGACAAAAGGAGTTAATCCCTGGGCTGCGGTATTGATTACTTTTATCTGCTGCTTGGCAGTAGGTATATTAAATGGGGAATTGGTTTCTAAGTGTAAATTGCCACCATTCATTGCAACTCTTGGTACCATGACGATTGCAAGGGGTGTTGCCCAAATTGTTAATAATAATTACAATACAGGATCTATTGGAGAATCAGCACAAGGATTTCGTAATTTCTTTTATTACGGTAAGACAGTAGGCCTATACAATGCAATATGGATAACCATTGTGATGTGGGTTGTATTTAACTTTTTATTAAGTAAGACAAGAACAGGCCGTCATATTTATGCAATCGGAAGTAATGTTGATGCTGCTAGACTTTCCGGTGTCAATGTTCATTCCACAACAATAAAAGCCTATTTGGTTAGTGCTGTTTGCGCATGTACGGTGGGGCTTATGACTTGCGCAACGACGGGAATGGGAACTATGGATGCCGGCAACAGTTATGAGATGTATGCAGTAGCAGCTTCTGTAATCGGTGGAGTTAGTACACTTGGAGGACAGGGACTTCTTTTGGGAACAGTAGTAGGTGCCTCCATATGGGGAGTGCTACAAAATGGTTTACAATTTGCAGGTGCACCTGTTGCAATCAGAAATATTACCATAGGAATCATAGTAGTGGTATCCGTGCTTTTAGACGTTGTGGTACGTACCGGAAAGCATAGAAAAAAGAAAACAAGTTAG
- a CDS encoding sugar ABC transporter ATP-binding protein, with translation MHEYIVELEHVSKSFPGVIALNDVDFQLKSGEVLALLGENGAGKSTLMKILSGVYTKDSGNIKIFGEIVDNMNAKKAGELGIAIIHQELNLCAHLTVAQNIFLGREITGYGVLSVGKMNSEAKKILDNLNIDIDPDMVVGDLSVSKRQMVEIAKALSTNAKILIMDEPTSALTAKEIEDLFLIIKKLKSEGCGIVYISHRLEELEHIVDRVTILRDGQYIKSMNFKETSMPEIISYMVGRDIKEKFPRVTCKRGKKILEVRKLNAGPMVRDIDLELYEGEIVGIAGLMGAGRTETTRAIFGIDAKESGEIILDGKTIKIEKPMDAINQGIVLVPEDRKKDGLCTKLSIRDNIALPNLDIICKKAGIINNKIEREMSGKAVSDLKIKLPSIEVNAGSLSGGNQQKVVVGKWLRRKSRVVIFDEPTRGIDVAAKVEIYNLMNELKEQGIGVLFVSSELPEVIGISDRIIVMCDGKITGELMTEEATQDIILQYATSFDKKIDNEFLA, from the coding sequence ATGCATGAATATATTGTTGAACTGGAACATGTATCAAAAAGCTTCCCGGGCGTAATAGCATTGAATGATGTAGATTTTCAACTGAAGTCAGGCGAAGTATTGGCATTATTAGGTGAGAATGGAGCCGGTAAATCAACATTAATGAAAATATTAAGCGGTGTTTACACCAAGGATAGCGGTAACATAAAGATCTTTGGTGAGATTGTAGATAATATGAATGCCAAAAAGGCTGGAGAACTGGGTATAGCAATTATTCATCAAGAACTGAATTTATGTGCTCATTTAACGGTGGCGCAGAATATTTTTCTGGGACGGGAGATTACCGGATATGGAGTGTTGTCTGTAGGTAAGATGAATAGTGAGGCAAAAAAGATATTGGACAATTTAAACATTGACATTGATCCTGACATGGTTGTGGGAGACTTGTCCGTATCCAAACGGCAAATGGTGGAGATAGCTAAAGCATTATCTACGAATGCAAAGATTTTAATCATGGATGAACCAACTTCAGCCTTAACCGCCAAAGAAATTGAAGACTTGTTTCTGATTATAAAGAAATTAAAGAGTGAAGGCTGTGGTATTGTGTACATATCACACCGTTTGGAAGAATTAGAACATATTGTAGATCGGGTAACAATATTGCGGGATGGTCAGTATATCAAAAGCATGAACTTCAAAGAGACTTCTATGCCTGAAATTATATCTTACATGGTAGGACGTGATATTAAAGAGAAATTCCCAAGAGTCACATGCAAAAGAGGCAAGAAAATTCTTGAAGTCAGAAAATTGAATGCCGGACCAATGGTCAGAGATATTGATCTGGAATTATATGAAGGAGAGATTGTTGGGATAGCAGGTCTAATGGGAGCAGGAAGAACGGAGACTACAAGAGCTATCTTCGGGATAGATGCAAAGGAAAGCGGAGAGATAATCCTGGATGGAAAAACCATAAAAATAGAAAAGCCAATGGATGCTATCAATCAAGGAATTGTATTAGTCCCGGAGGACAGAAAGAAGGACGGATTATGTACAAAGCTTAGTATTCGGGATAATATAGCACTTCCCAATCTTGATATTATTTGTAAAAAGGCAGGAATTATAAATAATAAGATTGAAAGAGAGATGTCTGGTAAAGCAGTATCTGATTTAAAGATAAAACTTCCGAGTATTGAAGTAAATGCAGGCAGTCTGTCTGGAGGAAATCAGCAGAAAGTAGTTGTTGGAAAATGGCTTAGAAGAAAATCCAGAGTAGTAATATTTGATGAACCTACCCGCGGTATTGATGTGGCTGCGAAAGTTGAGATATATAACCTGATGAATGAGCTGAAAGAACAGGGAATCGGAGTGTTATTTGTTTCTTCTGAATTACCTGAGGTCATTGGAATAAGCGATCGGATTATTGTTATGTGTGATGGTAAGATTACCGGGGAATTAATGACCGAAGAAGCCACGCAGGATATAATTCTACAATATGCAACCAGCTTTGATAAAAAAATTGACAATGAGTTTTTAGCATAA
- a CDS encoding ATP-binding cassette domain-containing protein: MRKEILRMENVTKSYAGVIYLDNFNMQIYKGEIMGLIPINRQGKSELIELLCQNSPIDYGRIYLNNELVNYYEHSSNSVNRVYVIDQKSKLIQDLTVSDNIFVLRRGFKKYMINNKVLRVQVNKYLKEIGVYINPDELITNLNPFEQCVVELVKAIITGANLIIISDITDILSVVDISKLYQLVNFYSDKGYTFLFIGSHHEEMFTICNRVSLMKDGGVIKVLDKQDMRNDLINLFTISFADNKQKIDRYNGQGILEFENICTDNLNKMSFSIKKGECVVLFDTNNTIYSDLLDLINGDLIPTCGRILYNNQVYSESVARKALENGIAVISEGSIQKMIFYNLSYVDNLCFLIDKKIDKKIMSRNIKKSIIKEYESILGEEIHENDLLNLEPASLYNLVYYRLHLYNPNIVFCIQPFSGADMYLRKHIADLIRELKRKGITIIIIAVNISDTLSVADRLMIIEKGSVLKEYSKDEFDSIHVIA; the protein is encoded by the coding sequence ATGAGAAAAGAAATACTTCGAATGGAAAATGTGACAAAGTCTTATGCGGGGGTTATTTATCTGGATAACTTTAATATGCAAATATACAAAGGTGAAATTATGGGGCTTATTCCTATCAATCGACAGGGAAAATCAGAACTGATAGAATTGCTTTGTCAGAATAGTCCCATTGACTACGGACGAATATACCTTAATAATGAATTGGTTAACTATTATGAGCACAGTAGCAATAGTGTAAACCGTGTGTATGTTATTGATCAGAAAAGTAAGCTGATACAGGATTTAACCGTATCGGATAACATTTTTGTCCTTCGAAGAGGCTTTAAAAAATATATGATTAATAATAAGGTGTTAAGGGTGCAGGTTAATAAGTACTTAAAAGAAATTGGTGTTTATATTAACCCGGATGAACTAATCACTAATCTTAATCCCTTTGAACAGTGCGTTGTTGAACTAGTTAAGGCTATTATTACCGGTGCCAACCTGATCATTATTAGTGATATTACGGATATCTTAAGTGTAGTAGATATATCAAAATTGTATCAATTAGTGAATTTCTATTCCGATAAAGGATATACGTTTTTATTTATTGGCAGTCATCATGAAGAAATGTTTACAATCTGTAACAGAGTTTCGTTAATGAAGGATGGCGGGGTAATAAAGGTACTCGATAAACAGGATATGAGAAATGATCTAATTAATTTATTTACAATTTCCTTTGCGGATAATAAGCAGAAAATAGACAGGTACAATGGACAGGGAATTCTGGAATTCGAGAATATATGTACCGATAACCTGAATAAAATGTCCTTCTCCATTAAAAAGGGGGAATGTGTTGTACTATTTGATACCAATAATACGATTTATTCAGATTTGCTTGATCTGATAAATGGAGATCTAATTCCAACATGTGGACGGATATTATATAATAATCAGGTTTATTCTGAAAGTGTAGCTAGGAAAGCATTAGAAAATGGAATCGCAGTAATTTCGGAAGGTTCTATTCAAAAAATGATTTTTTATAATTTAAGTTATGTAGATAATCTTTGCTTTTTAATCGATAAGAAAATAGATAAAAAAATTATGAGCCGAAATATTAAGAAAAGTATTATAAAAGAATATGAAAGTATTCTAGGTGAGGAAATTCATGAGAATGACCTTTTAAATCTTGAACCGGCTTCTTTATATAACCTGGTTTATTACCGCCTACATTTATACAATCCTAATATTGTTTTCTGTATACAGCCATTTTCGGGCGCTGACATGTATCTTAGGAAACATATTGCAGACTTGATTCGAGAACTTAAGAGAAAAGGCATTACAATCATTATTATAGCAGTCAATATTTCGGATACTCTATCGGTGGCAGATCGTCTTATGATAATCGAGAAAGGATCCGTGTTAAAAGAATATTCAAAGGATGAGTTTGACTCCATTCATGTCATAGCTTAA
- a CDS encoding sensor histidine kinase, with translation MKHKSRYLSFRVFILFCSMTLLAFIMMFFLTIIAIKDNKYILFVTAGYTAFIVLLYMGFRWVYKPYKETNKTLSLFSEGSILQGIFELRCPLSEQMDDATKRFKVMLDTKELFKLSKKQAEYLALQNQINPHFLYNTLEGIRSEALCSGMDGVANMTEALGTFFRYTISNVDHLVSLEDELSNIQNYYMIQQYRFGDRLNVRVEYEEEEKDALMLLLPKLTLQPIVENSIYHGIERKIGKGNLRIKIQTTTDRLIIVISDDGLGIEKEQLDPLNKKLRSTYLDDVTQLKGKQGGIAIVNVNNRIKLLFGDEYGIYITSTIHVGTDVTITLPKVKE, from the coding sequence ATGAAACATAAGAGTAGGTATCTTTCTTTTAGGGTTTTTATATTATTTTGTTCAATGACATTACTTGCATTTATTATGATGTTTTTTTTAACCATTATTGCAATAAAAGACAATAAGTATATCCTATTCGTAACGGCTGGATATACTGCTTTTATTGTGCTTCTTTACATGGGCTTTAGGTGGGTATATAAGCCTTATAAAGAGACAAATAAAACACTTAGTCTGTTTTCAGAGGGTTCTATTTTACAGGGTATCTTTGAGCTTAGATGCCCCTTAAGTGAGCAGATGGATGATGCGACAAAGCGGTTTAAAGTGATGCTTGATACGAAGGAACTATTTAAGCTTTCTAAGAAACAAGCAGAGTATTTGGCATTGCAAAATCAAATAAATCCACACTTTTTATATAATACTCTGGAAGGTATCCGAAGTGAAGCTTTATGTTCAGGAATGGATGGAGTGGCCAATATGACAGAGGCCCTTGGAACATTTTTTAGATATACCATATCTAATGTTGATCATTTAGTTTCACTGGAAGATGAACTTTCCAATATACAGAATTATTATATGATTCAACAATACCGCTTTGGGGACAGGCTAAATGTTAGGGTAGAGTATGAGGAGGAGGAAAAGGATGCATTAATGCTCTTATTACCTAAGCTGACCCTTCAGCCAATTGTAGAGAATTCTATTTACCATGGAATCGAGCGCAAGATAGGAAAAGGTAATCTAAGAATAAAGATACAGACAACCACTGACCGCCTGATTATTGTAATATCAGACGATGGACTTGGAATTGAAAAGGAGCAGCTTGATCCACTGAATAAAAAACTTCGGTCAACGTATCTGGATGATGTCACCCAGCTAAAAGGAAAACAGGGTGGTATAGCCATAGTAAATGTGAACAACCGTATTAAATTATTATTTGGTGATGAATATGGAATTTATATAACAAGTACCATTCATGTCGGTACAGATGTCACTATTACGTTACCAAAAGTGAAAGAGTAA
- a CDS encoding response regulator transcription factor, translated as MLKVIIADDEDKICQLIFKLIDWDSLDMKVEAIAHNGIDALELAKLNNPDIIITDIRMPGYDGLDFISRTREINPDIQFVIISGYQQFEYAHKAIKYGVIDYLLKPIKKNELLATLTKIKNQYLERVDLLTKEEQSELSIRNNIYKLRTGLFNSVLFNNRTKNITIDFINSNYGYRFKEGLFQIIIVKLDGVGRSYSTTITFLEEKLLKIIHNNLKEYCYDMENYFENNIIYCFMNYNFDNKKNIRHQCKRLMDELLLQREIFENLEVTIGLGTVETEIPMIGNSYKAAVWAYQQRLVLGTNKIIEGKIITSNNFVDSDLFHDFNKDMKAALERLDKESVTSAIHYIREGLRNRPETSGHELLQMTKEICNLFLFTMRYNKFPVDGGDNFLENFSMNANDIGSAYKLYQYLTDVIVNSMDKIIEDKRQSDTRPIRDAKQFIQTNYTRQITLDEVSGKVGFNATYFSSLFKKETGYTFLEYLSEVRINKAKELLKDTNYSVMAICEHVGYSDIKHFTKTFVKHTNLKPNEYRKLYS; from the coding sequence ATGCTAAAAGTAATCATAGCAGATGATGAAGATAAAATATGCCAACTAATATTCAAATTGATTGATTGGGATTCCCTTGATATGAAGGTTGAGGCTATTGCACATAACGGTATTGATGCTTTGGAGTTAGCAAAGTTAAATAATCCGGATATAATAATTACAGATATCAGGATGCCCGGTTATGACGGTTTGGATTTCATATCAAGAACCAGGGAGATAAATCCGGACATCCAATTTGTTATCATCAGCGGCTATCAACAATTTGAATATGCCCACAAAGCAATTAAGTATGGAGTGATCGACTATCTACTTAAGCCAATTAAAAAAAATGAACTTTTAGCTACTTTAACCAAGATAAAGAATCAATATCTGGAACGGGTAGATCTGTTGACGAAAGAAGAACAGTCAGAGTTAAGTATAAGAAATAATATTTATAAATTGAGAACCGGGCTGTTTAACTCGGTGCTATTTAATAATAGGACAAAAAACATAACCATTGATTTTATAAATAGTAATTATGGATACAGATTTAAGGAAGGTTTATTCCAAATCATAATTGTAAAATTAGATGGCGTGGGACGGTCTTATTCCACTACAATTACCTTTCTTGAAGAGAAGCTACTAAAAATTATTCATAACAATCTAAAGGAATATTGTTATGATATGGAGAATTATTTTGAAAATAATATAATCTATTGTTTCATGAACTACAATTTTGATAACAAGAAGAATATCCGGCACCAATGTAAGAGATTAATGGATGAATTACTTTTACAAAGAGAAATATTTGAAAATTTAGAGGTAACAATTGGACTTGGCACAGTGGAAACTGAGATTCCTATGATTGGTAATTCATACAAGGCAGCAGTCTGGGCATATCAGCAAAGATTAGTACTTGGTACCAATAAGATAATAGAGGGTAAAATAATCACCTCAAATAACTTTGTTGACAGCGATCTGTTTCATGATTTTAACAAAGATATGAAAGCAGCTCTAGAAAGGCTGGATAAAGAATCAGTTACCTCGGCAATCCATTACATAAGAGAAGGTTTAAGGAATCGACCGGAAACCAGTGGACATGAACTTCTTCAAATGACCAAAGAGATTTGCAATCTATTTTTATTTACCATGCGTTACAATAAATTTCCCGTAGATGGGGGAGATAATTTCCTTGAGAATTTTAGCATGAATGCTAATGACATTGGTTCTGCTTATAAATTATATCAATATCTTACAGACGTTATTGTTAATAGCATGGATAAGATAATAGAAGATAAGAGACAGAGTGATACAAGACCCATCAGGGATGCAAAGCAATTTATTCAAACGAACTATACGAGACAGATAACACTTGACGAAGTTAGCGGAAAGGTTGGTTTTAATGCTACATATTTTAGTTCCTTATTTAAGAAAGAGACTGGTTACACATTTTTGGAATATCTTTCTGAAGTGCGTATAAATAAGGCAAAGGAACTTTTAAAGGATACCAATTATAGTGTTATGGCAATCTGTGAGCATGTGGGGTACAGTGATATTAAACATTTTACGAAAACGTTTGTAAAACACACGAATTTGAAACCAAATGAGTATCGAAAGTTATATTCATGA
- the fliK gene encoding flagellar hook-length control protein FliK: MEYQTITSSSFSGVSQSTTLTATKTPIEETDGKVASSTTMDNLNSTPPAQTISYDSNYMIEKALTEAALPKTERNLNIVRELLQQELSINKNSILDILKLSATYRSASIETLVLMKKLELPITQQTINQMQAFQNNNHSILTKSQNMIDSFLTLLSEESVVSEGFHHELLSLFIDDTVESSIPDNSLLSTHFSKEDMQHLTNTLTAMDIPEHVVNHLTDPTTTIPEFRDLLNQIAKDSNLNFIDAPELRQFLTETTESASNLTLLSDVLSKSEQENLSQLLSSVLPKDALASFQESNGSTTTLDSSITNLFQKVIDAGTTTPSQSEESQITSMLPPSDMPSALNVLIKSPTYQKLIKSELLSKLTIAMNDFTKEDGIPQFYRKLTRDLESMLTFFEKNDGNTNSDTFHQAKELVQNLRDQVDFMKSVNQFLGYIQLPVKHTKNLSNSELFFYTKRKQKRENQENFHILLHLTMTHLGEMDIHLRLKNKNVHATLSMEQEESLSLINSHINQLTDALLEMGYDLSYDFEKMKKKQLPIDRLLLKEEEDTLYRCYTFDTKA, translated from the coding sequence ATGGAATATCAAACAATTACATCATCAAGTTTTAGCGGAGTAAGCCAATCTACTACTCTAACTGCTACCAAAACACCTATAGAAGAAACAGATGGTAAAGTCGCATCATCGACTACCATGGATAATCTAAATTCAACACCCCCAGCCCAAACGATCTCTTACGATTCTAATTATATGATAGAGAAAGCCCTTACGGAAGCAGCACTACCGAAAACAGAGCGCAATCTGAATATTGTACGTGAATTACTACAACAAGAACTCTCGATTAATAAAAATAGTATTTTAGACATATTAAAATTATCTGCGACCTATCGAAGTGCTTCGATTGAAACCTTAGTTCTTATGAAAAAATTAGAGCTTCCAATCACACAGCAGACAATTAATCAGATGCAGGCTTTTCAAAATAACAACCATTCTATTCTTACGAAGTCACAGAATATGATTGATTCCTTTCTTACGCTATTGTCAGAAGAATCCGTTGTCTCGGAAGGATTTCACCATGAGTTATTATCTCTTTTTATAGATGATACGGTAGAGTCTTCTATTCCTGATAATTCTCTTTTATCCACTCATTTTTCAAAAGAAGATATGCAGCATTTAACTAACACGTTAACTGCAATGGATATTCCAGAACATGTTGTAAACCACCTAACGGATCCTACTACTACGATTCCCGAATTTCGTGACCTATTGAATCAAATCGCTAAGGATAGCAACCTAAACTTTATTGATGCACCAGAATTACGGCAATTTTTAACGGAAACAACAGAATCAGCCTCCAATTTAACTTTGCTATCTGATGTCTTATCCAAAAGTGAACAAGAAAACCTTTCTCAGTTACTATCTTCTGTTTTACCAAAAGATGCTCTAGCTTCTTTTCAAGAAAGTAATGGTTCAACCACAACCTTAGATAGTTCTATTACAAATTTATTTCAAAAGGTTATTGATGCAGGTACTACAACCCCCTCACAAAGCGAAGAGTCACAAATAACTTCAATGTTACCCCCAAGTGATATGCCATCTGCTTTAAACGTGCTTATAAAATCACCAACATATCAAAAGTTAATAAAATCGGAATTGCTCTCAAAGCTTACTATCGCTATGAATGACTTTACAAAGGAAGATGGAATTCCTCAATTTTACCGTAAGTTAACTCGTGATTTAGAAAGTATGTTAACTTTTTTTGAGAAAAATGACGGTAATACAAACTCTGATACATTTCATCAGGCGAAAGAGTTGGTACAAAATCTAAGGGATCAGGTCGACTTTATGAAGTCAGTAAATCAATTTCTTGGATATATCCAATTACCGGTTAAGCATACGAAAAATCTCTCCAATAGTGAACTTTTCTTTTATACAAAAAGAAAGCAAAAAAGAGAAAACCAAGAAAACTTTCATATTTTATTACATCTCACCATGACTCATTTAGGAGAAATGGACATACATCTACGACTTAAAAATAAAAATGTACACGCTACTTTAAGTATGGAACAGGAAGAGTCCCTATCATTAATTAATTCACATATCAATCAGTTAACAGATGCTTTGTTAGAAATGGGATATGATCTTTCTTATGATTTTGAGAAAATGAAAAAGAAACAATTGCCGATAGATCGACTGCTATTAAAAGAAGAGGAAGATACTTTATACCGCTGTTATACCTTTGATACGAAAGCTTAA
- a CDS encoding TIGR01906 family membrane protein: protein MKKYSRRNQKEKVNLSLDIGIGVVWTLFFISLGLILAINLRPLYYANIRWFELDKYSGLSINEIKSNYNALIDYCSPFYYGALKFPTLRSSVSGISHFEEVKVLFQFFYITFLISSILLLGVISWKKKQNNYRYLKVSSITAIILPIITLIGCSIDFDTSFVIFHKIFFRNDDWMFDPYTDPIIELLPEVYFLQCALIIVFVVLVGSLILYLCYRHQKKKNQVTPLIKPKMNYYY, encoded by the coding sequence ATGAAAAAGTATTCAAGAAGAAATCAAAAAGAGAAAGTCAACTTAAGTTTAGATATCGGAATCGGTGTTGTATGGACCTTGTTTTTTATTTCTTTGGGTCTCATTTTGGCAATTAATTTAAGGCCTCTTTATTATGCAAACATTCGCTGGTTTGAGTTAGATAAGTACTCTGGTCTTTCTATCAATGAGATAAAGTCGAATTACAATGCCTTAATTGATTATTGTTCACCTTTTTATTATGGTGCTTTAAAATTCCCAACCTTAAGGTCATCCGTTTCCGGCATATCTCACTTTGAAGAAGTGAAAGTTTTATTTCAGTTTTTTTACATTACGTTCCTAATAAGTTCAATCCTTTTACTTGGCGTTATTTCATGGAAGAAAAAACAAAATAATTACCGATATTTAAAGGTATCTTCTATCACAGCTATCATACTACCAATTATTACATTAATCGGTTGTTCCATAGATTTTGATACTTCATTTGTTATCTTTCATAAAATATTCTTTCGAAATGATGACTGGATGTTTGACCCATATACCGATCCAATCATTGAGCTGTTGCCTGAAGTATATTTCTTACAATGTGCTTTAATTATTGTATTCGTTGTATTAGTTGGTAGTTTAATTCTGTATCTGTGCTATCGTCATCAAAAAAAGAAAAATCAAGTTACACCTCTTATTAAGCCTAAGATGAACTACTATTATTAA
- a CDS encoding aryl-sulfate sulfotransferase: MFHFRGAIRLNYYNRCMLVLLVATFALLSFGCNRRYAEGSDSGKNIWGFGNNENSPYENTYKENKVTNAAENSYTFYSAKDFETLIFDSSNVRGDDIYSLAYQEGALNQLLTIKKSKAFTIENPLFIQNPFGTNSNGLYVYVGTPSQKVRISYKISVSTESIPDFGDSLYFNRTEGTEVEGQIIGLIEGQRNKVILIATDLNGKLISQMAYFFDIASTHEMETKLNTQYGEQPTFTRGLFSFFHKDGVNSSFLFYDNHGVLRANIPTKYQSEDAKVLQIKNEIFYAIKENEYILLDNLGNVIKRYTWEGHGKLFDCDYDDKNNKVIFLANTENDSMINRGVELNIAKGGWKEIINFAYLLPHRKSETNKEEGIEKDWLDLSSIQLINGKDILVCSKELSTVFRINNLYTGPVIRWLMSGDKNWNNKEYQSMLLTELGETTTKTSIDSMDYETNRRLSEGQFYLSCINYDTTDVANDTKYSVFYKYLIEDSQNRYRLIQKIDFPYHSGHCSSILYGNHIILSFDAEKQFIEYDEKGNAIATYQTGNKKAFYKVYKYTMDRYWF, encoded by the coding sequence ATGTTTCATTTTCGCGGTGCTATAAGATTAAATTATTATAACCGTTGTATGTTAGTTTTACTCGTAGCTACCTTTGCATTGCTCTCCTTTGGCTGTAATAGACGTTATGCAGAAGGATCTGATTCGGGTAAAAATATTTGGGGTTTTGGAAATAATGAAAATTCACCATATGAAAACACATATAAGGAAAATAAAGTAACAAATGCAGCCGAAAATTCCTATACGTTTTATTCTGCGAAAGATTTTGAAACATTGATTTTTGATTCATCAAACGTAAGGGGCGATGATATCTACTCTTTAGCTTACCAAGAGGGAGCATTAAATCAATTATTGACGATAAAAAAAAGCAAAGCTTTTACTATTGAAAATCCTTTGTTTATACAGAATCCATTTGGTACCAACTCGAATGGATTGTATGTTTATGTAGGTACACCGTCACAAAAGGTTAGGATAAGTTACAAAATATCTGTTTCAACCGAGTCTATACCAGACTTTGGAGATAGTCTTTATTTTAACCGTACAGAGGGAACAGAAGTAGAAGGCCAAATCATTGGGCTTATTGAAGGGCAAAGAAATAAAGTAATATTAATCGCTACAGACTTAAATGGTAAATTGATAAGCCAAATGGCATATTTTTTTGATATCGCTTCAACTCATGAAATGGAGACTAAATTAAATACACAGTATGGGGAACAACCAACATTTACTAGAGGTTTATTTTCTTTTTTTCATAAGGATGGAGTAAATTCTAGTTTTTTATTTTATGATAATCATGGTGTCTTAAGGGCTAATATCCCTACCAAGTATCAAAGTGAGGATGCAAAAGTTCTTCAGATAAAAAATGAGATATTTTATGCTATCAAAGAAAATGAATATATCTTATTAGATAACCTTGGAAATGTAATTAAGCGTTATACCTGGGAAGGCCATGGTAAACTTTTTGATTGTGACTATGATGATAAAAATAATAAAGTAATATTTCTAGCAAATACCGAAAATGATTCTATGATAAATAGGGGTGTTGAGCTAAATATTGCAAAAGGTGGATGGAAAGAAATTATTAATTTTGCATACCTTCTGCCGCATAGGAAATCAGAAACAAATAAAGAAGAAGGAATAGAGAAGGATTGGTTAGATTTATCCAGCATTCAATTAATAAATGGTAAAGATATATTAGTATGTTCTAAAGAATTATCTACAGTATTTCGTATCAATAATTTATATACCGGACCAGTCATTCGCTGGCTTATGAGCGGAGATAAAAATTGGAATAATAAAGAATATCAATCCATGTTATTAACAGAATTGGGTGAGACAACTACGAAAACTTCAATTGATAGCATGGACTATGAAACTAACCGAAGATTAAGTGAAGGTCAGTTTTATCTTTCTTGTATCAATTACGATACAACAGATGTTGCAAATGATACGAAGTATTCTGTTTTTTATAAATATTTGATTGAAGATAGTCAGAATCGATATCGACTAATACAGAAGATAGATTTTCCATATCATAGTGGTCATTGTAGCTCCATACTTTATGGTAATCATATTATTTTATCCTTTGATGCAGAAAAACAGTTTATCGAATATGATGAAAAAGGAAATGCTATAGCAACCTATCAAACAGGTAATAAAAAAGCCTTTTATAAGGTTTATAAATATACTATGGATCGATATTGGTTTTAA